In a genomic window of Ralstonia nicotianae:
- the fabF gene encoding beta-ketoacyl-ACP synthase II: MSRRRVVVTGLGLVSPVGNSVAEGWANLVAGKSGIATVTKFDPSNLAVHFAGEVKGFNVEEYLSAKDARQMDTFIHYGIAAGVQALKDSGLEVNEANAERAGVLVGSGIGGLPMIEDTHSTYVERGPRRISPFFVPGSIINMISGHLSIMHGLKGPNLAAVTACTTGLHSIGLAARLIQAGDADVMLAGGAESTVSPLGIGGFAAARALSTRNDDPATASRPWDKDRDGFVLGEGAGVMVLEEYESAKARGARIYAELVGFGMSGDAYHMTAPNMDGPRRCMLNALRDAGINTDQVQYLNAHGTSTPLGDKNESDAIKAAFGEHARKVVVNSTKSMTGHLLGGAGGLESVFSVLALHHQVSPPTINIFNQDPECDLDYCANTARDMKIDVAVKNNFGFGGTNGTLVFRRL, encoded by the coding sequence GTGAGCCGTCGTCGCGTAGTCGTTACCGGCCTGGGGCTGGTCTCTCCGGTAGGAAACTCGGTCGCCGAAGGGTGGGCCAATCTGGTCGCTGGCAAGTCCGGCATCGCCACCGTCACCAAATTCGATCCGTCTAACTTGGCCGTGCACTTCGCCGGCGAAGTGAAGGGCTTCAACGTCGAGGAGTACCTCTCGGCCAAGGATGCTCGCCAGATGGATACCTTCATCCATTACGGCATTGCCGCTGGGGTGCAGGCACTCAAGGACAGCGGCCTGGAGGTGAACGAGGCCAACGCCGAGCGTGCAGGCGTGCTGGTCGGCTCCGGCATCGGTGGCCTGCCGATGATCGAAGACACCCATTCCACGTACGTCGAACGCGGTCCGCGCCGGATTTCGCCGTTCTTCGTGCCGGGGTCGATCATCAACATGATCTCGGGGCACCTCAGCATCATGCATGGCCTGAAGGGGCCGAACCTGGCGGCGGTCACGGCTTGCACGACCGGGCTGCACAGCATCGGGTTGGCGGCGCGCCTGATTCAGGCGGGCGATGCCGACGTGATGCTGGCGGGTGGCGCCGAGTCGACGGTCTCGCCGCTCGGCATCGGCGGCTTCGCAGCAGCGCGCGCGCTGTCGACCCGCAACGACGATCCGGCCACCGCGTCCCGTCCGTGGGACAAGGATCGCGACGGCTTCGTGCTGGGCGAGGGTGCAGGCGTGATGGTGCTGGAAGAGTACGAGTCCGCCAAGGCGCGCGGAGCCAGGATCTACGCGGAGCTCGTGGGCTTCGGCATGAGCGGTGACGCTTATCACATGACTGCGCCCAACATGGATGGTCCGCGCCGCTGCATGCTCAATGCGCTGCGCGATGCCGGCATCAACACCGACCAGGTGCAGTACCTGAACGCGCACGGCACGTCCACCCCGCTGGGCGACAAGAATGAATCCGATGCCATCAAGGCGGCTTTCGGCGAGCACGCCCGCAAGGTCGTCGTGAATTCCACCAAGTCCATGACCGGCCATCTGCTGGGCGGCGCGGGCGGCCTGGAGTCGGTGTTCTCGGTGTTGGCGCTCCACCATCAGGTGTCGCCGCCGACCATCAATATTTTCAACCAGGATCCCGAGTGCGATCTCGATTACTGCGCCAATACGGCGCGTGACATGAAGATCGACGTGGCCGTGAAGAACAACTTCGGCTTTGGCGGGACCAACGGCACGCTGGTGTTCCGACGCCTGTGA